A window of Eubacteriaceae bacterium ES3 contains these coding sequences:
- the rpmC gene encoding 50S ribosomal protein L29: MKPSELRELSSIELETKLGDLKEELFNLRFQHATGQLENPMRIREVKKTYARVKTIIQERAMANKA, from the coding sequence ATGAAACCAAGTGAATTAAGAGAATTATCAAGTATCGAACTGGAAACAAAATTGGGTGATTTAAAAGAGGAACTGTTTAATCTGAGATTTCAGCATGCAACTGGACAGCTTGAAAACCCGATGCGAATCAGAGAAGTGAAAAAAACCTATGCACGAGTAAAAACCATTATTCAGGAACGTGCAATGGCTAATAAAGCATAA
- the rpsQ gene encoding 30S ribosomal protein S17 encodes MSERNYRKTRIGKVVSDKMDKTIVVAVETFVKHPLYNKRVKRTVKFKAHDEENTCSIGDKVKIMETRPLSKDKRWRLVEIVEKAL; translated from the coding sequence ATGTCAGAAAGAAATTACAGAAAAACTCGAATTGGTAAAGTAGTCAGCGATAAAATGGATAAAACCATCGTCGTAGCTGTCGAAACGTTCGTTAAACATCCATTATACAACAAACGAGTCAAAAGAACTGTGAAATTCAAGGCGCATGATGAAGAAAACACATGTAGCATTGGTGATAAAGTTAAAATAATGGAAACAAGACCGTTAAGTAAAGATAAACGCTGGAGATTAGTAGAAATCGTAGAGAAAGCACTATAG
- the rplN gene encoding 50S ribosomal protein L14: MIQQETRLKVADNTGAKELLCIRVLGGSGRRYANIGDIIVCAVKSAAPGGDVKKGDVVKAVVVRTKNGIRRDDGSYIKFDQNAAVLIKDDKNPKGTRIFGPVARELRDKKFMKIVSLAPEVL; this comes from the coding sequence ATGATTCAACAGGAAACGAGATTAAAAGTAGCTGATAATACCGGTGCAAAAGAATTGTTGTGTATCCGTGTTCTCGGTGGTTCCGGACGTCGATATGCAAATATCGGTGATATCATTGTGTGTGCTGTCAAAAGTGCTGCACCAGGTGGTGACGTTAAAAAAGGCGATGTTGTGAAAGCAGTTGTCGTTAGAACAAAAAATGGAATCAGAAGAGACGATGGATCTTACATTAAATTTGACCAAAATGCAGCGGTTCTAATAAAAGATGATAAAAACCCTAAAGGTACCCGTATTTTTGGACCTGTGGCACGTGAGTTAAGGGACAAAAAATTTATGAAAATCGTATCTTTGGCTCCTGAAGTACTGTAA
- the rplX gene encoding 50S ribosomal protein L24 yields MHVKKDDIVVVITGKDKGKKGKVIQSFPKESKVLVENINMITKHKKPTQQMQQGGIVTQEGKIDASKVMLFCEKCNRGVRTGHKFLADGKKVRFCKKCNETFNN; encoded by the coding sequence ATGCATGTTAAAAAAGATGATATTGTTGTAGTCATTACTGGTAAAGATAAGGGGAAAAAAGGTAAAGTAATTCAGTCTTTCCCAAAAGAATCAAAAGTACTCGTAGAGAATATTAACATGATTACAAAACATAAAAAACCAACTCAGCAGATGCAGCAGGGTGGTATTGTGACACAAGAAGGTAAAATTGATGCTTCAAAAGTCATGCTTTTCTGTGAAAAATGTAATCGTGGGGTTCGTACGGGCCACAAATTTCTGGCTGATGGAAAAAAAGTCAGATTCTGCAAAAAATGCAATGAAACATTTAATAACTAA
- the rplE gene encoding 50S ribosomal protein L5 has translation MMPRLKDKYKSEVIPALMEKFQYDNIMQVPKLEKVVINMGLGDCKDNSKAMEAAVIDLQIIAGQKAIVTKAKKSVANFKVREGMNIGAKVTLRSDKMYEFSDKLFNVALPRVRDFRGLSNKSFDGRGNYAFGVKEQLIFPEIDYDKVEQVRGMDIIFVTTAKTDEEAHELLALLGVPFSKA, from the coding sequence ATAATGCCTAGATTAAAAGATAAATATAAAAGTGAAGTAATTCCAGCCTTAATGGAAAAATTTCAATATGATAATATCATGCAAGTGCCAAAACTTGAAAAAGTAGTAATTAATATGGGACTGGGTGATTGTAAAGATAACAGTAAGGCAATGGAAGCAGCTGTGATCGACTTACAGATTATTGCTGGACAAAAAGCTATAGTTACTAAAGCCAAAAAATCAGTTGCTAACTTTAAGGTTAGAGAAGGTATGAACATTGGAGCAAAAGTAACACTGCGCAGTGATAAAATGTATGAGTTTTCTGATAAACTATTTAATGTAGCGCTTCCTCGTGTACGAGATTTTAGAGGATTATCAAATAAATCATTCGACGGACGCGGAAATTACGCCTTCGGAGTCAAAGAGCAGTTAATTTTTCCAGAGATCGATTATGATAAAGTAGAACAGGTACGAGGGATGGATATTATCTTCGTAACCACGGCAAAAACGGACGAAGAAGCGCACGAATTATTAGCGCTGCTTGGCGTTCCATTCAGTAAAGCGTAA
- a CDS encoding type Z 30S ribosomal protein S14: MAKTAMKEKQKRKQKFSTREYNRCRICGRPHAYLRKFGICRICFRELAYKGEIPGVKKASW, encoded by the coding sequence ATGGCAAAAACAGCAATGAAAGAAAAACAGAAGCGGAAACAAAAGTTTTCAACACGTGAGTACAATCGATGCAGAATATGTGGACGACCTCATGCGTACCTGAGAAAATTTGGTATTTGCCGTATTTGTTTCCGAGAATTAGCTTATAAAGGCGAAATTCCTGGTGTAAAAAAAGCGAGCTGGTAA
- the rpsH gene encoding 30S ribosomal protein S8 produces the protein MVMTDPIADMLTRIRNANDAGHKMVEIPASNEKRAIADILMEEGYINKVEYVEDEKQGMIKVTLKYGENKSRVISGIKRISKPGLRVYAGHADLPKVLNGLGIAVISTSKGVMTDKKARNAGIGGEVICYVW, from the coding sequence ATGGTAATGACTGATCCGATTGCGGATATGTTAACCCGCATCCGAAATGCAAATGATGCAGGACATAAAATGGTCGAAATCCCTGCTTCCAATGAAAAAAGAGCAATTGCAGATATTTTGATGGAAGAAGGATATATAAATAAAGTTGAATATGTTGAAGACGAAAAACAGGGTATGATTAAAGTAACCCTTAAATATGGTGAAAACAAAAGTCGAGTAATTTCTGGAATCAAACGAATCTCTAAACCGGGATTACGCGTTTATGCGGGACATGCAGACCTGCCAAAAGTTCTTAATGGCTTGGGTATAGCTGTTATTTCGACTTCAAAAGGTGTTATGACCGATAAAAAAGCTAGAAATGCTGGTATCGGCGGCGAAGTGATTTGTTACGTCTGGTAA
- the rplF gene encoding 50S ribosomal protein L6, with the protein MSRIGKAPVAILQGVDIKKDGQTLTVKGPLGQLVRTFHPEIGIEVTADEVLVTRPSDSKDHRSLHGLTRALIQNMVTGVSTGFTKGLEISGVGYRAEKKGKNLVMNLGYSHPVEMADPEGVETVIESNTKVQVKGISKEAVGAHAANIRAKRPPEPYKGHGIRYTDETIRRKEGKTGK; encoded by the coding sequence ATGTCAAGAATAGGAAAAGCACCTGTTGCGATCCTCCAGGGAGTGGACATTAAAAAAGATGGCCAGACATTAACGGTCAAAGGTCCTTTAGGTCAGCTCGTTCGTACATTTCATCCAGAAATTGGGATTGAAGTAACTGCAGACGAGGTCCTTGTTACACGTCCGTCGGATAGTAAAGATCATCGTTCATTACACGGTTTAACCCGTGCACTGATTCAGAATATGGTAACTGGCGTCAGTACTGGATTCACTAAAGGCCTCGAAATCAGCGGTGTTGGTTATCGTGCAGAGAAAAAAGGCAAAAATCTGGTTATGAACCTTGGTTACTCACATCCTGTTGAAATGGCTGATCCAGAAGGTGTTGAAACAGTAATTGAGTCAAATACAAAGGTTCAGGTTAAAGGAATCAGTAAAGAAGCTGTTGGCGCTCATGCAGCCAATATTCGTGCTAAAAGACCACCAGAACCTTATAAAGGTCATGGAATTCGTTACACTGATGAAACAATCAGACGTAAAGAAGGTAAAACCGGCAAGTAA
- the rplR gene encoding 50S ribosomal protein L18, with protein MIKKIDKNKLRLKRHVRVRNKITGTEERPRLNVFRSNKNMYAQIIDDSKGITLVSASSIDTDLKAQIENGGDKSGAKKVGEAIAKKAVEKGIVNVVFDRGGYEYHGRVKELAEGAREAGLKF; from the coding sequence ATGATTAAAAAAATCGATAAAAACAAATTGCGTTTAAAACGTCATGTGCGGGTCCGAAACAAAATTACCGGAACTGAAGAAAGACCGCGTTTGAATGTTTTTAGAAGCAATAAAAATATGTACGCACAGATTATTGATGATTCAAAAGGAATCACATTAGTATCCGCTTCTTCCATAGATACCGATCTGAAGGCTCAGATTGAAAATGGAGGAGATAAGTCAGGAGCAAAAAAAGTTGGCGAAGCTATTGCTAAAAAGGCTGTAGAAAAAGGCATCGTCAATGTCGTTTTTGACCGCGGAGGCTATGAATATCATGGTAGAGTAAAAGAATTAGCTGAAGGCGCGCGTGAAGCTGGCCTTAAATTCTAG
- the rpsE gene encoding 30S ribosomal protein S5, whose protein sequence is MQNTKIDPSTLDLKERVVAINRVTKVVKGGRNFRFSCLVIVGDENGHVGVGKGKAMEIPDAIRKGIDSAKKSLIKVPMVGTTIPHSTNGIAGAGHVLLKPAGEGTGVIAGGPVRAVLELAGIRDIRTKSLGSNNARNMVNATIQGLAGLTTVEEVAAKRGKKPEEILG, encoded by the coding sequence ATGCAGAATACAAAGATTGATCCAAGCACTCTGGATTTAAAAGAAAGAGTCGTAGCCATTAACCGCGTAACTAAAGTAGTTAAAGGTGGACGAAACTTCAGATTCAGTTGTCTTGTGATTGTTGGAGATGAAAATGGTCATGTTGGAGTTGGAAAAGGAAAAGCAATGGAAATTCCTGATGCAATCCGTAAAGGAATTGATTCGGCAAAAAAATCGCTAATCAAAGTTCCTATGGTTGGCACTACAATTCCACACAGCACTAACGGTATTGCTGGAGCAGGTCATGTTTTATTAAAACCAGCTGGCGAAGGTACTGGTGTTATCGCTGGTGGTCCAGTTCGTGCGGTACTTGAACTGGCAGGAATCCGAGATATCAGAACGAAATCATTGGGTTCAAATAACGCCAGAAATATGGTTAATGCTACAATTCAGGGACTTGCTGGACTTACGACAGTTGAGGAAGTTGCTGCAAAGCGTGGTAAAAAACCGGAAGAAATTCTGGGTTAG
- the rpmD gene encoding 50S ribosomal protein L30, which yields MAKKLEITLKKSLIGRNQKQRKTIEALGLKKIGQTVTHNDTPQIRGMIHRTDFMLDVKEV from the coding sequence GTGGCTAAAAAACTAGAAATAACTCTAAAGAAAAGCCTGATTGGTCGTAATCAGAAGCAGCGAAAGACGATTGAAGCGCTGGGACTTAAAAAGATTGGCCAGACGGTTACTCATAATGATACACCTCAAATTCGTGGAATGATTCATCGAACAGATTTTATGCTCGATGTTAAAGAAGTATAG
- the rplO gene encoding 50S ribosomal protein L15 — MRLHTLSPAPGSRKTQKRKGRGTGSGLGKTAGRGQDGQKSRSGGGVRPGFEGGQMPLARRLPKRGFTNARYKKTFSIVNISELNKFDENTVVTPELLLEYGFIRKIQDGVKILGNGEIEKALTVKANKISKSAQEKIVAAGGKVEVI; from the coding sequence ATGAGATTACATACTTTAAGTCCAGCACCTGGTTCTAGAAAAACGCAAAAACGTAAAGGTCGCGGTACTGGTTCAGGTCTAGGAAAGACAGCTGGACGTGGTCAGGATGGACAGAAATCACGTTCAGGCGGAGGCGTTCGACCAGGTTTTGAAGGGGGTCAAATGCCACTGGCTAGAAGACTGCCTAAAAGAGGGTTTACAAACGCCCGATATAAAAAGACTTTTTCAATTGTAAATATTTCTGAATTGAACAAGTTTGATGAAAATACAGTAGTAACTCCAGAACTTTTGCTAGAATATGGTTTCATCAGGAAAATCCAGGATGGTGTGAAGATTCTTGGAAATGGTGAAATTGAAAAAGCTTTGACTGTTAAAGCAAATAAAATCAGCAAATCGGCCCAAGAAAAGATTGTTGCTGCAGGAGGAAAGGTAGAGGTGATCTAA
- the secY gene encoding preprotein translocase subunit SecY has translation MLSTLKDAWKIPDLRRKIIITLALLFVYRLGSFIPVPFVDTAQLATLVNDNGIFGLFNILSGGNFGNFTIFAMSITPYINASIIMNLLAFAIPALEKLQKEGEEGRKKLAQYTRFLTIILALIQALGMSLSFGDILVERTAFNVFVVVLCITSGTAFLMYLGEQITESGIGNGISLIIFTSIVSRIPSGIMTMYDYVTVGTLSVVSLILFAVFVVLVVVGVVAIQEGQRRIPVQYAKRVVGRKMYGGQSTHIPMRVNMAGVIPVIFASSLTLFPATIASFFPNSGFANFISTYFAWGSWLSNIIYILLIVAFTYFYTAVTFNPFDIADNIKKQGGYIPGIRPGKPTVEYLTRIMNRLTLFGGIFLAAIAIIPIFVGNIMGVSLQFGGTSLLIVVGVAMESVKQIEAEMMMRHHQGFLKS, from the coding sequence ATGCTCTCTACCTTGAAGGATGCCTGGAAAATTCCAGATTTAAGAAGAAAGATAATCATAACGTTGGCGTTACTCTTCGTTTATCGCCTCGGTTCATTTATACCAGTTCCTTTTGTTGATACTGCGCAACTTGCGACTTTAGTCAATGATAATGGTATTTTTGGCCTTTTTAACATTTTATCTGGGGGGAACTTTGGCAATTTTACAATTTTTGCCATGAGTATTACTCCTTATATTAATGCATCAATTATTATGAATCTTCTGGCTTTTGCAATTCCAGCTTTAGAGAAATTGCAAAAGGAAGGTGAAGAAGGACGTAAAAAACTGGCTCAATATACCCGGTTTTTAACGATTATATTGGCATTGATTCAGGCACTGGGTATGAGTTTGTCTTTTGGAGATATACTGGTTGAACGTACTGCCTTCAATGTATTTGTGGTGGTGCTTTGTATCACTTCTGGTACGGCATTCCTGATGTATTTAGGTGAGCAAATCACTGAGAGTGGTATCGGAAACGGTATTTCACTGATTATCTTTACCAGTATTGTATCTAGAATTCCTTCAGGAATCATGACGATGTATGATTATGTTACTGTAGGAACTTTATCAGTAGTTAGTCTGATCTTGTTTGCCGTTTTTGTTGTCTTGGTTGTGGTAGGTGTAGTTGCCATTCAGGAAGGCCAGAGAAGGATTCCTGTTCAATATGCCAAGAGAGTTGTTGGACGTAAAATGTATGGTGGACAAAGCACTCATATTCCAATGCGTGTTAATATGGCTGGGGTTATTCCTGTAATTTTTGCCAGTTCACTAACTTTGTTTCCAGCTACTATTGCCAGTTTTTTCCCGAACTCAGGTTTTGCTAATTTTATTTCAACTTATTTTGCCTGGGGTTCCTGGTTAAGCAATATTATTTATATTTTATTAATTGTTGCTTTTACTTATTTCTATACAGCAGTAACTTTTAATCCTTTTGATATTGCGGATAATATTAAAAAGCAGGGCGGTTATATTCCAGGTATCAGACCGGGAAAGCCTACTGTAGAGTATCTGACTCGAATCATGAACCGATTAACTTTATTTGGCGGAATTTTTCTGGCTGCCATTGCCATTATTCCAATCTTTGTTGGAAATATAATGGGTGTTAGTCTACAATTTGGCGGAACCAGCCTATTAATTGTAGTTGGTGTTGCTATGGAGTCAGTAAAACAGATTGAAGCAGAAATGATGATGAGACACCATCAGGGTTTTTTAAAATCTTAG
- a CDS encoding adenylate kinase yields the protein MRIVLLGPPGAGKGTQASRISETYNIPHISTGDIFRANMKNETPLGLKAKEYMNNGQLVPDSLVIDMVRDRLQQDDVKNAGYGYLLDGFPRTVAQAEALDAINNDNGGALNFVINLEVPFDILIDRITGRRICPVCQATYHIKNNKPKVEGICDNDGAELFQREDDQEETVKNRIKVYQTETEPLIGYYTNSGVIANVNGLQHMDDVFMDIKKTLDGVN from the coding sequence ATGAGAATAGTATTATTAGGACCTCCTGGTGCAGGAAAAGGTACACAAGCTTCACGCATCAGTGAAACATACAACATTCCGCACATTTCAACAGGTGATATATTCAGAGCAAACATGAAAAATGAAACGCCGTTAGGACTTAAAGCGAAAGAATACATGAACAATGGACAACTTGTTCCGGATAGCCTGGTTATTGATATGGTCAGAGACAGACTCCAACAGGATGATGTTAAAAATGCCGGATATGGTTATCTACTAGATGGCTTTCCGAGAACTGTGGCACAAGCTGAAGCGCTGGACGCTATAAACAATGACAACGGTGGAGCGCTTAATTTCGTGATTAATCTGGAAGTACCCTTTGACATTCTCATTGACAGAATAACAGGACGAAGAATCTGTCCGGTCTGTCAGGCTACTTATCATATTAAAAACAACAAACCTAAAGTTGAAGGAATTTGCGACAATGATGGAGCGGAACTGTTTCAACGTGAAGATGATCAGGAAGAAACAGTGAAGAATCGAATAAAGGTTTATCAAACTGAGACGGAACCTTTAATTGGCTACTATACAAATTCTGGAGTTATTGCAAATGTAAATGGACTGCAACATATGGATGATGTATTCATGGATATTAAGAAAACTCTGGATGGAGTCAATTAA
- the map gene encoding type I methionyl aminopeptidase, with product MITIKSQKEIVLMRRAGSIVAKAHRLIEEMIKPGVTTLELDQAVETLIRDSGAIPTFKGYSGYPKSICTSVNEEVVHGIPSSRKLIEGDIVSVDIGATYEGYVGDAARTHPVGKISDEAKKLINVTRESFFKGIEFAREGYRLSDISNAIQLYVESNGFSIVRDFVGHGVGSKMHEDPPIPNYGSKGHGPRLRAGMTLAIEPMVNAGTFEVRICDDEWTVVTLDGKLSSHFEHSVLITGTGEPELLTVI from the coding sequence ATGATTACCATAAAGTCCCAGAAAGAAATTGTTTTAATGAGGCGGGCTGGCAGCATTGTTGCTAAAGCCCATCGTCTTATTGAAGAAATGATTAAGCCAGGGGTTACAACCTTAGAACTTGATCAAGCTGTTGAAACATTGATACGTGATTCTGGAGCAATACCAACATTTAAAGGCTATAGTGGTTATCCGAAGTCAATTTGTACATCCGTTAATGAAGAAGTTGTACACGGGATTCCGTCATCAAGAAAACTAATTGAAGGCGATATTGTCAGCGTTGATATTGGTGCTACCTACGAAGGGTATGTAGGAGATGCAGCAAGAACTCATCCAGTCGGAAAAATATCGGATGAGGCAAAAAAGCTGATAAACGTGACACGAGAATCGTTCTTCAAAGGTATAGAGTTTGCACGTGAAGGTTATCGTTTGTCTGATATCTCTAATGCAATTCAGCTTTATGTAGAGTCAAACGGTTTTTCAATTGTGCGAGATTTTGTCGGTCATGGTGTTGGCAGTAAGATGCATGAAGATCCACCGATTCCTAATTATGGATCTAAGGGTCACGGACCGCGATTAAGAGCCGGTATGACACTGGCAATCGAACCGATGGTTAACGCTGGCACTTTTGAAGTCCGGATCTGTGATGATGAATGGACTGTTGTTACCCTAGATGGAAAACTGTCATCACATTTTGAACACTCGGTACTGATTACAGGGACCGGTGAACCGGAACTTTTAACGGTCATTTGA
- a CDS encoding KOW domain-containing RNA-binding protein, giving the protein MNDLMVGQVVRSISGRDKGQFMVVLSIIDDNYVYVSNGKLRKVSKPKKKKIKHLSKTNHITMEIRDKMASDQEITNACIIKIIESFQKPAGLGDENREEV; this is encoded by the coding sequence ATGAATGATTTAATGGTTGGTCAGGTGGTTCGCTCGATATCCGGGCGCGATAAGGGTCAGTTTATGGTTGTTTTAAGTATCATAGATGATAATTATGTTTACGTGAGCAACGGGAAGCTTAGAAAAGTTAGTAAACCTAAGAAAAAAAAGATCAAACACTTATCAAAAACGAATCACATTACCATGGAAATTCGTGATAAAATGGCTAGTGACCAGGAAATTACGAATGCTTGTATTATTAAAATAATCGAATCCTTTCAAAAGCCTGCAGGCTTGGGGGATGAGAATCGTGAGGAGGTTTGA
- the infA gene encoding translation initiation factor IF-1, with protein sequence MAKKDVIEVEGTVIESQPNTIFLVELENGHQITAHISGKLRMNYIRILPGDKVVVELSPYDLTRGRIVWRGKGKS encoded by the coding sequence ATGGCAAAAAAGGATGTAATTGAAGTTGAAGGCACAGTGATTGAGTCACAACCCAATACAATATTTTTAGTAGAATTAGAAAATGGTCATCAGATTACAGCTCATATATCAGGTAAGTTGCGAATGAATTATATTCGAATCCTACCTGGAGATAAAGTCGTTGTTGAGTTATCCCCATATGATTTGACCCGTGGGCGTATCGTATGGCGTGGAAAAGGGAAATCATAA
- the rpmJ gene encoding 50S ribosomal protein L36: protein MKVRPSVKPICEKCKIIKRNGRVMVICENPKHKQKQG from the coding sequence ATGAAAGTAAGACCATCAGTAAAACCAATTTGTGAAAAGTGTAAAATTATTAAAAGAAATGGTCGTGTAATGGTGATTTGTGAAAATCCCAAACATAAACAGAAACAAGGTTAA
- the rpsM gene encoding 30S ribosomal protein S13, translated as MARIAGVDLPRDKRVEIGLTYIYGIGRSRSNQILKALNISPDTRVKDLTETEVNELRTILDEKYTVEGDLRREVNLNIKRLIEIGSYRGLRHRKGLPVRGQKTKTNARTRKGPKRIVSKKK; from the coding sequence ATGGCAAGAATTGCCGGAGTCGATTTACCCAGAGATAAACGGGTAGAGATTGGATTAACTTATATTTATGGGATTGGACGTTCGCGATCAAATCAAATTTTGAAAGCACTAAATATTAGTCCTGATACCCGCGTTAAAGATCTGACAGAAACAGAAGTCAATGAATTGAGAACAATTCTCGATGAAAAATACACAGTAGAAGGTGATTTGCGTCGAGAAGTAAATCTGAATATTAAACGATTGATTGAAATTGGATCATATAGAGGCCTTCGTCATCGAAAAGGCTTACCGGTTCGTGGACAAAAAACCAAAACAAATGCCAGAACCAGAAAAGGTCCAAAACGTATTGTTAGCAAGAAGAAGTAG
- the rpsK gene encoding 30S ribosomal protein S11, protein MAVKKTRRKVKKVKKNIERGQAHIQSSFNNTIVTITDMAGNALSWASSGGLGFKGSRKSTPYASQMAAEEAAKAAMEHGLKSVEVMVKGPGSGREAAIRALQVAGLEITLIRDVTPIPHNGCRPPKRRRV, encoded by the coding sequence ATGGCAGTTAAAAAAACCAGAAGAAAAGTAAAAAAAGTCAAAAAGAATATTGAACGTGGCCAAGCTCATATCCAATCTTCTTTTAATAATACAATTGTAACCATTACTGATATGGCAGGAAACGCACTTTCATGGGCAAGTTCAGGTGGATTGGGCTTTAAAGGGTCAAGAAAAAGCACACCGTACGCTTCTCAGATGGCTGCAGAAGAAGCTGCAAAAGCAGCAATGGAACATGGTTTAAAAAGTGTAGAAGTAATGGTTAAAGGTCCTGGTTCAGGACGTGAAGCCGCAATTCGTGCATTACAGGTGGCTGGATTAGAAATTACATTGATCAGAGATGTAACACCAATCCCTCATAATGGTTGTCGACCACCGAAACGACGAAGAGTATAG
- the rpsD gene encoding 30S ribosomal protein S4, which translates to MSRNIEASCRQCRREGAKLYLKGERCYSTNKCAFERRPTPPGQHGKRRTKLSEYGLQLREKQKAKRIYGVLEKQFRDYFEIAAKQKGITGHNLLIHLESRLDNVVYRLGMATSRKEARQLVDHEHFLINGKKVNIPSYIVKEGDIIEVRPKSKKSQKFKDIVETTENRMVAQWLSSDLENLSGKVTGRPAVEDLDVEIAEHLIVELYSK; encoded by the coding sequence ATGTCAAGAAATATTGAAGCGTCATGCAGACAATGTCGACGTGAAGGAGCAAAACTGTATTTAAAAGGTGAACGATGTTACTCGACTAATAAATGCGCATTCGAAAGACGTCCAACACCTCCAGGTCAACATGGTAAAAGACGAACAAAATTGTCTGAGTATGGATTACAGCTACGAGAAAAACAGAAAGCTAAACGTATTTATGGTGTTCTCGAAAAGCAGTTTAGAGATTATTTCGAAATTGCGGCTAAACAGAAGGGGATCACAGGTCACAATCTGTTAATTCACTTGGAGTCAAGACTGGATAATGTTGTTTATCGACTGGGAATGGCTACGTCACGTAAAGAAGCAAGACAGTTAGTTGATCATGAACATTTTCTGATTAATGGAAAAAAAGTTAATATTCCTTCTTATATTGTAAAAGAAGGTGATATTATCGAAGTGCGACCAAAAAGTAAAAAATCACAAAAGTTTAAAGACATAGTAGAAACGACAGAAAATCGAATGGTGGCTCAATGGTTGTCAAGTGATCTGGAAAATTTATCCGGAAAAGTGACTGGACGACCAGCAGTAGAAGATCTGGACGTTGAAATTGCTGAACATCTTATCGTTGAGTTATACTCTAAGTAA